The following proteins are encoded in a genomic region of Toxotes jaculatrix isolate fToxJac2 chromosome 3, fToxJac2.pri, whole genome shotgun sequence:
- the prickle2b gene encoding prickle-like protein 2b isoform X2 — MPVEMEKTVTKLMYDFQRNSTSDDDSGCALEEYAWVPPGLKPEQVHQYYSSLPEDKVPYVNSPGEKYRIKQLLHQLPPHDNEVRYCNSLDDEEKRELKLFSNQRKRENLGRGNVRPFPVTMTGAICEQCGGQINGGDIAVFASRAGHGMCWHPACFVCSMCNELLVDLIYFYQDGKIFCGRHHAERLKPRCTACDEIIFADECTEAEGRHWHMKHFCCFECETVLGGQRYIMKEGRPYCCSCFESLYAEYCDSCGEHIGIDQGQMTYDGQHWHATEACFCCARCKRSLLGRPFLPKQGQIFCSRSCSLGEEPNGSDSSDSAFQSARSTRESRRSSKMGKSGGGGGGVQAERFSGEVDPLSLQMDLLSLSSQTPSLTREPPAWQNQEQADDGYNYESKSDPTSNPTPLQLLSQCNVRTAYNPQDHRIKDNAGLKRPPISAMKGHSLNETWFQQPAPEEYYPPKLRTQKSFTEVSQCSQHHSGFSSDKRSISLHGFQRDRDRDAGPPAATQVARSRNPINALNFTEQLTPLEQTPRGSIESLALSNGTGNSADGGGKRQEHLSRFSMPDLSKDSGMNVSEKSNMDTLNSSVQFRSSESIHSLTTSQPYMEMDPPRPSQYKVQYCDAPGMTGGMGMTHLPPGFTFQEEDRVSLVSSANAARLPPISERRVGGVGSGGGGGGSRGASIRINDPEETPQRRRHHHHRSRRSRRSRSENALHLVAERRARPQERPQLRVREDYDRFPPPRSARDQFGAGGGGGRYQPHLFRQCPRTTSDLTLQNPGASRRTGLNQYSWDDYDDDDWCSTCSSSSESEDEGYFLGEPIPRPIQLRYLSNQELVHKYNNAGMGGPSRSGQLHTRKRRKSKNCIIS; from the exons TGACGACTCTGGCTGTGCCCTGGAGGAGTACGCCTGGGTCCCGCCAGGACTCAAACCTGAACAG GTTCATCAGTATTACAGCTCCCTGCCTGAGGACAAGGTGCCCTATGTGAACAGCCCAGGAGAGAAATACCGcatcaaacagctgcttcaTCAGCTCCCGCCCCATGACAATGAG gtacGATATTGTAACAGTCTAGATGACGAGGAAAAGCGAGAGCTGAAGCTCTTCAGTAACCAGCGTAAACGGGAGAACCTGGGCCGTGGTAACGTCCGTCCGTTCCCTGTGACGATGACCGGGGCAATCTGCGAACAG TGCGGAGGCCAGATAAACGGCGGCGACATCGCTGTGTTTGCATCGCGGGCGGGTCACGGCATGTGTTGGCACCCCGCCTGCTTCGTGTGCAGCATGTGCAACGAGCTCCTGGTGGACCTCATCTACTTCTACCAGGATGGGAAGATCTTCTGCGGCCGGCACCACGCCGAGAGGTTGAAGCCTCGCTGCACTGCCTGCGATGAG ATCATCTTTGCAGATGAGTGCACAGAGGCAGAGGGGCGGCACTGGCACATGAAgcatttctgctgctttgagtGCGAGACAGTGCTGGGGGGCCAGCGCTATATCATGAAGGAGGGGCGGCCctactgctgctcctgctttGAGTCCCTCTACGCAGAGTACTGTGACTCCTGCGGGGAACATATTG GCATTGATCAAGGTCAGATGACATATGATGGACAGCACTGGCATGCCACAGAGGCCTGCTTCTGCTGCGCCCGCTGTAAGCGTTCTCTGCTGGGTCGGCCCTTCCTGCCCAAGCAGGGCCAAATCTTCTGCTCACGCTCCTGCAGTCTGGGGGAGGAACCTAATGGCTCTGACTCCTCTGATTCGGCCTTCCAAAGCGCACGCTCCACAAGAGAGTCGAGACGCAGCTCCAAGATGGGgaagagtggaggaggagggggtggagtgCAAGCCGAGAGATTTTCAGGCGAGGTGGACCCACTGTCTTTACAAATGGATCTTCTGAGTCTTTCCAGCCAGACGCCTAGTTTGACTCGCGAGCCGCCAGCCTGGCAGAACCAGGAGCAAGCAGATGATGGTTATAATTATGAATCCAAGTCAGATCCAACTAGCAACCCCACGCCTCTCCAGCTTCTCAGCCAGTGCAATGTCAGGACTGCCTATAACCCCCAGGATCACAGGATCAAGGACAACGCAGGTTTAAAGAGACCCCCCATCTCGGCCATGAAGGGCCACTCTCTGAATGAGACATGGTTCCAACAGCCAGCTCCGGAGGAGTACTATCCACCCAAGCTGAGGACCCAGAAGAGCTTCACTGAGGTGTCCCAGTGCTCTCAGCACCACAGCGGTTTCTCCTCTGACAAGCGCTCGATCAGTTTGCATGGctttcagagagacagggacagagatgCAGGGCCTCCAGCAGCAACCCAGGTGGCAAGAAGCAGGAACCCCATCAATGCACTTAACTTCACAGAGCAACTGACCCCTCTAGAGCAGACCCCTAGGGGATCTATTGAGTCCCTGGCCTTGTCCAATGGTACAG GAAACTcagcagatggaggaggaaagcGTCAGGAGCACCTTTCTCGTTTCTCCATGCCAGATCTGAGCAAAGACTCTGGAATGAATGTATCAGAGAAAAGCAACATGGACACCCTCAACTCCTCAGTACAGTTTCGTAGCTCTGAGTCCATTCACAGCCTCACCACCAGTCAGCCCTACATGGAAATGGATCCCCCAAGGCCCTCCCAGTACAAGGTGCAGTACTGTGATGCTCCTGGAATGACTGGGGGTATGGGGATGACTCATTTACCACCTGGCTTCACCTTCCAGGAGGAGGATAGGGTGAGTTTGGTGAGCAGCGCCAATGCTGCCCGGCTGCCACCCATCAGCGAGCGCAGGGTGGGTGGTGTTGGtagtggtggaggaggaggaggtagtaGGGGAGCAAGCATCCGGATAAATGACCCAGAGGAGACTCCCCAGAGGCGCCGGCACCATCACCACCGCTCCCGGAGATCTCGTCGTTCTCGCTCAGAAAATGCTCTTCACTTGGTGGCAGAGCGAAGGGCGAGACCTCAAGAAAGACCACAGTTGCGTGTCAGAGAGGATTACGACCGTTTCCCACCACCAAGGAGTGCCAGGGACCAGtttggagcaggaggaggagggggaagataCCAGCCCCATCTTTTCAGGCAGTGCCCCCGGACCACTTCAGATCTGACACTACAGAACCCCGGGGCCAGTCGACGCACTGGCTTGAACCAGTACTCCTGGGATGACTATGATGACGATGATTGGTGCTCCACCTGCTCTTCATCCTCCGAATCAGAGGATGAAGGTTACTTTCTGGGTGAGCCGATCCCCAGACCCATCCAGCTGCGCTACCTCAGCAACCAGGAGCTTGTCCATAAGTACAACAATGCAGGGATGGGAGGACCCAGTCGCAGTGGGCAGTTACATACCCGCAAACGCAGAAAAAGCAAGAACTGCATCATCTCCTAA
- the prickle2b gene encoding prickle-like protein 2b isoform X1 codes for MFSRSYKRRNSTRSLIPADEPQRGQPCITCGEQCPGFALHKWRKICVHCKCRREEHAVPAMPVEMEKTVTKLMYDFQRNSTSDDDSGCALEEYAWVPPGLKPEQVHQYYSSLPEDKVPYVNSPGEKYRIKQLLHQLPPHDNEVRYCNSLDDEEKRELKLFSNQRKRENLGRGNVRPFPVTMTGAICEQCGGQINGGDIAVFASRAGHGMCWHPACFVCSMCNELLVDLIYFYQDGKIFCGRHHAERLKPRCTACDEIIFADECTEAEGRHWHMKHFCCFECETVLGGQRYIMKEGRPYCCSCFESLYAEYCDSCGEHIGIDQGQMTYDGQHWHATEACFCCARCKRSLLGRPFLPKQGQIFCSRSCSLGEEPNGSDSSDSAFQSARSTRESRRSSKMGKSGGGGGGVQAERFSGEVDPLSLQMDLLSLSSQTPSLTREPPAWQNQEQADDGYNYESKSDPTSNPTPLQLLSQCNVRTAYNPQDHRIKDNAGLKRPPISAMKGHSLNETWFQQPAPEEYYPPKLRTQKSFTEVSQCSQHHSGFSSDKRSISLHGFQRDRDRDAGPPAATQVARSRNPINALNFTEQLTPLEQTPRGSIESLALSNGTGNSADGGGKRQEHLSRFSMPDLSKDSGMNVSEKSNMDTLNSSVQFRSSESIHSLTTSQPYMEMDPPRPSQYKVQYCDAPGMTGGMGMTHLPPGFTFQEEDRVSLVSSANAARLPPISERRVGGVGSGGGGGGSRGASIRINDPEETPQRRRHHHHRSRRSRRSRSENALHLVAERRARPQERPQLRVREDYDRFPPPRSARDQFGAGGGGGRYQPHLFRQCPRTTSDLTLQNPGASRRTGLNQYSWDDYDDDDWCSTCSSSSESEDEGYFLGEPIPRPIQLRYLSNQELVHKYNNAGMGGPSRSGQLHTRKRRKSKNCIIS; via the exons TGACGACTCTGGCTGTGCCCTGGAGGAGTACGCCTGGGTCCCGCCAGGACTCAAACCTGAACAG GTTCATCAGTATTACAGCTCCCTGCCTGAGGACAAGGTGCCCTATGTGAACAGCCCAGGAGAGAAATACCGcatcaaacagctgcttcaTCAGCTCCCGCCCCATGACAATGAG gtacGATATTGTAACAGTCTAGATGACGAGGAAAAGCGAGAGCTGAAGCTCTTCAGTAACCAGCGTAAACGGGAGAACCTGGGCCGTGGTAACGTCCGTCCGTTCCCTGTGACGATGACCGGGGCAATCTGCGAACAG TGCGGAGGCCAGATAAACGGCGGCGACATCGCTGTGTTTGCATCGCGGGCGGGTCACGGCATGTGTTGGCACCCCGCCTGCTTCGTGTGCAGCATGTGCAACGAGCTCCTGGTGGACCTCATCTACTTCTACCAGGATGGGAAGATCTTCTGCGGCCGGCACCACGCCGAGAGGTTGAAGCCTCGCTGCACTGCCTGCGATGAG ATCATCTTTGCAGATGAGTGCACAGAGGCAGAGGGGCGGCACTGGCACATGAAgcatttctgctgctttgagtGCGAGACAGTGCTGGGGGGCCAGCGCTATATCATGAAGGAGGGGCGGCCctactgctgctcctgctttGAGTCCCTCTACGCAGAGTACTGTGACTCCTGCGGGGAACATATTG GCATTGATCAAGGTCAGATGACATATGATGGACAGCACTGGCATGCCACAGAGGCCTGCTTCTGCTGCGCCCGCTGTAAGCGTTCTCTGCTGGGTCGGCCCTTCCTGCCCAAGCAGGGCCAAATCTTCTGCTCACGCTCCTGCAGTCTGGGGGAGGAACCTAATGGCTCTGACTCCTCTGATTCGGCCTTCCAAAGCGCACGCTCCACAAGAGAGTCGAGACGCAGCTCCAAGATGGGgaagagtggaggaggagggggtggagtgCAAGCCGAGAGATTTTCAGGCGAGGTGGACCCACTGTCTTTACAAATGGATCTTCTGAGTCTTTCCAGCCAGACGCCTAGTTTGACTCGCGAGCCGCCAGCCTGGCAGAACCAGGAGCAAGCAGATGATGGTTATAATTATGAATCCAAGTCAGATCCAACTAGCAACCCCACGCCTCTCCAGCTTCTCAGCCAGTGCAATGTCAGGACTGCCTATAACCCCCAGGATCACAGGATCAAGGACAACGCAGGTTTAAAGAGACCCCCCATCTCGGCCATGAAGGGCCACTCTCTGAATGAGACATGGTTCCAACAGCCAGCTCCGGAGGAGTACTATCCACCCAAGCTGAGGACCCAGAAGAGCTTCACTGAGGTGTCCCAGTGCTCTCAGCACCACAGCGGTTTCTCCTCTGACAAGCGCTCGATCAGTTTGCATGGctttcagagagacagggacagagatgCAGGGCCTCCAGCAGCAACCCAGGTGGCAAGAAGCAGGAACCCCATCAATGCACTTAACTTCACAGAGCAACTGACCCCTCTAGAGCAGACCCCTAGGGGATCTATTGAGTCCCTGGCCTTGTCCAATGGTACAG GAAACTcagcagatggaggaggaaagcGTCAGGAGCACCTTTCTCGTTTCTCCATGCCAGATCTGAGCAAAGACTCTGGAATGAATGTATCAGAGAAAAGCAACATGGACACCCTCAACTCCTCAGTACAGTTTCGTAGCTCTGAGTCCATTCACAGCCTCACCACCAGTCAGCCCTACATGGAAATGGATCCCCCAAGGCCCTCCCAGTACAAGGTGCAGTACTGTGATGCTCCTGGAATGACTGGGGGTATGGGGATGACTCATTTACCACCTGGCTTCACCTTCCAGGAGGAGGATAGGGTGAGTTTGGTGAGCAGCGCCAATGCTGCCCGGCTGCCACCCATCAGCGAGCGCAGGGTGGGTGGTGTTGGtagtggtggaggaggaggaggtagtaGGGGAGCAAGCATCCGGATAAATGACCCAGAGGAGACTCCCCAGAGGCGCCGGCACCATCACCACCGCTCCCGGAGATCTCGTCGTTCTCGCTCAGAAAATGCTCTTCACTTGGTGGCAGAGCGAAGGGCGAGACCTCAAGAAAGACCACAGTTGCGTGTCAGAGAGGATTACGACCGTTTCCCACCACCAAGGAGTGCCAGGGACCAGtttggagcaggaggaggagggggaagataCCAGCCCCATCTTTTCAGGCAGTGCCCCCGGACCACTTCAGATCTGACACTACAGAACCCCGGGGCCAGTCGACGCACTGGCTTGAACCAGTACTCCTGGGATGACTATGATGACGATGATTGGTGCTCCACCTGCTCTTCATCCTCCGAATCAGAGGATGAAGGTTACTTTCTGGGTGAGCCGATCCCCAGACCCATCCAGCTGCGCTACCTCAGCAACCAGGAGCTTGTCCATAAGTACAACAATGCAGGGATGGGAGGACCCAGTCGCAGTGGGCAGTTACATACCCGCAAACGCAGAAAAAGCAAGAACTGCATCATCTCCTAA